AAATTCTTCCGTTACTTGAGCGCAAATAATATGAGCACCCACATCCCCTGCTCCTGTATTACACTTACCATCACGATAAAACCCTGTCATTGGTGAAGTGCAGCAAGTTTGTAAATCTTCCCCTAAAACATTTCTAGCGCCTGTCATAAGCACAACTTTTGTGAAACTTTGTTCTATGTTAATTCTATTTGTTAATTTCTAACAAACCCGGAGGCGGATTAATTTCAATTCGTTTATTTTCCAAATCTACAACAGGTACAATTTCTTTAACAAATGGGATGAATATGTCCGCCTTTTTTGCATCTTTTTCACTGGCAATTGAATCATTAGGTTTGACTAATAATAAATCATTACCTGCGGGAATTAAATCAATAACAACCCCAATATTTTCGCCATTTAATTGGTTGAAAACTTCTAATCCAACTAAATCTAAAATGTGATATTCATCGGCGGCTAATGTTGGTCGATCGCTCGCTGGAACCATTAACTTACATCCCCGCAATTCTTCGGCTTGGTTGCGATCGTTCACTCCGGCAAATTTCACAATATACAAGTTTTTATGGGGAATGTATCTACCGCTCAGTAATTCGATCGATCGAGGTTCTTTTTGATTAGGTGATAACAACCAACGTTCCCCAGGCTTTTCAAATCGTTCAGGAAAATCCGAGTCTGGATAAACCCGCACTTCCCCTTTTAATCCTTGCGCTGATACAATCGTACCGATTTCTAGCCAGTCTTCTTTAGTCATTAGCGATCGAAATTTTTTACTTGTTTAAGACTTATATTTTACCTAACTGTTTGCCTCAACCGTATTACATCTAAAATAAAAAAAGCCGAATTCAAGAAAAAACTATTTCTACCTCTCACATTCAACTAGAAGTTCAAGATACTAGCGATCTTCTCAAACAAACTCAAACCGATCGCTTAGATGCTTGGCTAGCCAGTCAAGTTCCAGACCTTTCTCGATCGCGCATTCAAAAACTCATTCAACAAGCAAATGTCCAAATTAATGGCGAAGTTTGTACTAGTAAAAATCGCACGGTAAAAACAGGCGATCGCATTCAAATCGCTATTCCCGAAGCAACAACTTCGGAATTAAAAGCAGAAACAATTCCCCTAGATATCCTTTACGAAGATGACCATTTGCTCATAATTAATAAACCAGCTGGTTTAGTCGTTCATCCCGCCGCCGGACACCAAGACGGAACCTTAGTTAACGCTTTGTTAGCCCATTGTCCTCTAGCCGAAATTGGCGGTGTCCAGCGTCCGGGAATCGTTCACCGCTTAGACAAAGATACTACTGGCGCAATTGCGATCGCCAAAACCGACCAAGCTTACCAACACTTGCAAGCCCAACTCAAAGCCAAAACCGCCTGTCGAGAATATTTAGGCGTAGTTTATGGCGCTACCAAAACCGAAAGCGGTACTGTTGACCAACCGATCGGTCGCCATCCGATCGATCGCAAAAAAATGGCGGTTGTCCCCGAAACAAAAGGCGGTCGTCCCTCAGTTACCCACTGGTCGGTTAAAGCACGCCTGGGAAATTACACCTTGATGCACTTCCAATTAGAAACAGGTCGCACTCACCAAATTCGAGTTCACTGCGCCCACATCGGTCATCCCATAGTTGGCGATCCCGTTTACAGTTCCGGGCGGGATGTGGGTGTTAACCTACCCGGACAAGCTTTACACGCTTGGCGACTCTCCCTAAAACATCCAATTACTGGAGAGTTAGTCCAAGTTACAGCCCCACCCCCCCATTCCTTTGTCACTCTCCTAGACGTTTTGCGGCGGCGTTGCGGTCTACCACCACAGAAATTTGAATTTTAAATCTGTGGTTTTTATCTATCTACAGATAGATGAGTAAAGCTTAATCTTGTGTGTATAAGTTTCGCTTC
This genomic interval from Phormidium ambiguum IAM M-71 contains the following:
- the rimM gene encoding ribosome maturation factor RimM (Essential for efficient processing of 16S rRNA), which translates into the protein MTKEDWLEIGTIVSAQGLKGEVRVYPDSDFPERFEKPGERWLLSPNQKEPRSIELLSGRYIPHKNLYIVKFAGVNDRNQAEELRGCKLMVPASDRPTLAADEYHILDLVGLEVFNQLNGENIGVVIDLIPAGNDLLLVKPNDSIASEKDAKKADIFIPFVKEIVPVVDLENKRIEINPPPGLLEINK
- a CDS encoding RluA family pseudouridine synthase — its product is MQLEVQDTSDLLKQTQTDRLDAWLASQVPDLSRSRIQKLIQQANVQINGEVCTSKNRTVKTGDRIQIAIPEATTSELKAETIPLDILYEDDHLLIINKPAGLVVHPAAGHQDGTLVNALLAHCPLAEIGGVQRPGIVHRLDKDTTGAIAIAKTDQAYQHLQAQLKAKTACREYLGVVYGATKTESGTVDQPIGRHPIDRKKMAVVPETKGGRPSVTHWSVKARLGNYTLMHFQLETGRTHQIRVHCAHIGHPIVGDPVYSSGRDVGVNLPGQALHAWRLSLKHPITGELVQVTAPPPHSFVTLLDVLRRRCGLPPQKFEF